The following are from one region of the Ignavibacteriota bacterium genome:
- a CDS encoding glycosyltransferase family 4 protein, with translation MKILYSCLSKSWGGLEMFTLTSIQQLLKRNIKVELICSADSRIHIEANNFGIILHPVKASGYFHPLTTIRLALLIKQNNYSLVHTQASKDLWQIVPALELANRKIPLFLTKQVGSFIIKKDFLHRHLYQRVKKIFAISTAIKKNVQDTTPVKPESVIVISNGIDINRFNPEKVDASKVRNEFNIGEKEIVIGMLARFTPGKGHEEFLLACKELNREYSNLRFLIVGEASRGESEYAYKIKQLAGEFGLNNVIFTGYRSDTPEVFSAMDIFAFPSHSEAFGIALVEAMAMKKPSVCSNAEGVLDIAVDGVTSYLFENKNAEDLKTKLKLLIDSAETRIRFGENARKRVVEKFDIDLITGRVMKIYEQETENI, from the coding sequence ATGAAGATACTTTATTCCTGCCTATCAAAAAGTTGGGGTGGACTTGAAATGTTTACACTCACTTCAATCCAGCAGCTTTTAAAAAGAAATATCAAAGTTGAACTTATATGTTCAGCAGATTCAAGAATTCATATTGAAGCTAATAATTTTGGTATTATACTTCATCCGGTAAAAGCCAGCGGTTATTTTCATCCGCTTACCACAATCAGACTTGCACTCCTGATAAAACAGAATAATTATTCTTTAGTTCACACACAAGCATCAAAGGACTTGTGGCAGATTGTTCCTGCACTGGAACTTGCCAACAGGAAAATTCCTCTGTTTCTTACCAAGCAGGTTGGTTCGTTTATAATTAAAAAAGATTTCTTACACAGGCATCTATATCAAAGAGTAAAAAAGATTTTTGCTATCAGCACAGCAATTAAAAAAAATGTTCAAGACACAACTCCGGTGAAACCCGAATCTGTTATTGTAATCTCTAATGGTATAGATATTAATAGATTCAATCCCGAAAAAGTGGATGCTTCCAAAGTTAGAAATGAATTTAATATTGGTGAAAAGGAAATTGTCATTGGCATGCTTGCCAGATTTACTCCAGGTAAAGGTCACGAAGAATTTCTTCTTGCCTGTAAAGAATTAAACAGAGAATATTCCAATCTCAGGTTTTTAATTGTCGGAGAAGCCAGCAGAGGTGAATCAGAGTATGCTTACAAGATAAAACAACTTGCAGGAGAATTTGGTTTGAACAATGTGATATTTACAGGTTATCGCAGCGATACACCGGAAGTATTTTCTGCAATGGATATATTTGCATTTCCATCTCACTCAGAAGCGTTTGGAATTGCACTTGTCGAAGCAATGGCAATGAAAAAACCTTCAGTATGTTCAAATGCTGAGGGTGTGCTTGATATAGCTGTTGACGGTGTAACATCTTATTTGTTTGAAAATAAAAATGCTGAAGATCTTAAAACTAAATTGAAATTGTTAATTGATTCCGCTGAAACACGAATCAGGTTTGGTGAAAATGCCCGGAAAAGAGTCGTCGAAAAATTTGATATTGATTTAATAACAGGTAGAGTTATGAAAATTTATGAACAAGAAACTGAAAATATTTAG
- a CDS encoding SpoIID/LytB domain-containing protein, whose amino-acid sequence MQYKEEPFISVGILTDKKIRFELYGDFQVVGSRDNFSGVYTAELKNDRIFCKSSKHEIEGFNQIEFIPTDPISESFLLRDVIIGSKFHWERKEKQRFIYSLILVKSGDEIVAINHIPIERYLTSVISSEMSAKSSVELLKAQAVIARSWVLAQIERSEKLKDDKEIHETSLELKDELIKWYDREDHNLFDVCADDHCQRFQGVTKIISDSSFIAIDQTRGIVLLSGGSVCDTRYSKCCGGITESFENVWEPIRHPYLTSIVDYKFEPENFNLDFSDESNSEKWIKEKPIVFCNTSDKKILSHILVDYDRETKDFYRWKVEYTQNEITELINLKSGINFGNIIDLIPVERGDSARIVKLKIIGTNKTLTVGKELEIRRLLSKTHLYSSAFIVNKIGKDIPEKFVLYGAGWGHGVGMCQIGAAVMAEMGYNFDEILLHYFKNSELKKIY is encoded by the coding sequence ATGCAATACAAAGAAGAACCTTTTATAAGCGTTGGTATTCTTACCGATAAAAAAATAAGATTTGAATTGTACGGTGATTTTCAGGTAGTTGGCTCCAGAGATAATTTCAGCGGTGTATATACTGCTGAATTAAAGAATGACAGAATCTTTTGTAAAAGCAGTAAACATGAAATAGAAGGTTTCAATCAGATAGAGTTTATCCCAACAGATCCGATATCCGAGTCATTTCTTCTTCGTGATGTAATTATTGGAAGCAAATTTCACTGGGAGCGAAAAGAGAAACAAAGATTTATTTATTCGCTGATTCTTGTCAAATCCGGAGATGAAATTGTAGCAATAAATCATATTCCGATTGAAAGATATTTAACGAGTGTGATTTCTTCAGAAATGAGCGCAAAAAGTTCTGTTGAGCTGTTAAAAGCTCAGGCAGTTATTGCAAGAAGCTGGGTGCTCGCTCAAATTGAAAGATCAGAAAAGTTAAAAGATGATAAAGAAATACATGAAACTTCTCTTGAATTAAAAGATGAATTGATAAAGTGGTATGATCGGGAGGACCACAATCTGTTTGATGTATGTGCTGATGATCATTGTCAGCGTTTCCAGGGAGTTACGAAAATAATTTCAGATTCATCTTTCATCGCAATTGATCAAACACGAGGAATTGTACTTTTGAGCGGTGGCAGTGTGTGTGATACAAGATATTCAAAGTGCTGCGGTGGAATTACTGAATCATTTGAAAACGTTTGGGAACCGATAAGACATCCTTATTTGACTTCAATTGTAGATTACAAATTTGAACCGGAAAATTTTAACCTTGATTTTTCGGATGAATCCAATTCAGAAAAATGGATAAAAGAAAAACCGATAGTGTTTTGCAATACTTCTGATAAAAAAATTCTTTCTCACATTCTTGTGGATTACGACCGGGAGACAAAAGATTTTTACAGGTGGAAAGTTGAATACACTCAAAATGAAATTACTGAACTAATTAATCTGAAAAGTGGAATTAATTTTGGGAATATTATTGATTTGATTCCTGTAGAACGCGGTGACTCAGCCAGAATTGTTAAATTAAAAATTATTGGAACAAACAAAACATTAACTGTTGGAAAAGAATTAGAGATAAGAAGGCTGCTTTCAAAAACTCATTTATACAGTTCAGCTTTTATTGTAAATAAAATTGGAAAAGATATACCGGAAAAATTTGTTTTATATGGTGCTGGTTGGGGACATGGAGTTGGAATGTGCCAGATCGGTGCTGCTGTTATGGCGGAAATGGGTTATAACTTTGATGAAATTCTGCTGCATTATTTTAAAAATTCAGAGTTGAAAAAAATTTACTGA
- the rocF gene encoding arginase, whose protein sequence is MKSIIKENVSIIGFPMDLGADRRGVDMGPSALRIAGLQGKLETLGYKVNDLGDIKIEIMEKQKIKNPKLKYLDEIIKTSRLLAEKVEKVLEKGEFPLCLGGDHSMALGTISGIASYCKNRKLKLGVIWIDAHSDLNTDETSPSGNIHGMPLAALLGLGSDELVNFFGFSPKLHPENCSLIGIRSIDEAEKINIKKLNVPIYTMNDIDKLGIHRIIAKVLKQFREKVDHIHISFDLDSVDPSVAPGVGTPVSGGLSYREAHLLMETIAECGCMSSLEIAEVNPILDHKNQSAAFTSELVASSMGQRIL, encoded by the coding sequence ATGAAAAGTATCATAAAAGAAAATGTTTCTATAATCGGATTTCCGATGGATCTTGGTGCAGATCGTCGCGGTGTAGATATGGGTCCTTCTGCTTTAAGAATTGCAGGGCTACAAGGCAAACTTGAAACATTAGGATACAAAGTTAATGATCTCGGTGATATAAAAATTGAAATAATGGAAAAACAAAAAATTAAAAATCCAAAATTGAAATATCTTGATGAGATTATTAAAACCTCAAGATTGCTGGCTGAAAAAGTAGAAAAAGTTTTAGAGAAGGGAGAATTCCCGCTCTGTCTCGGAGGAGATCATTCAATGGCACTTGGCACAATTTCAGGCATTGCCTCTTATTGTAAAAACAGAAAATTAAAACTTGGTGTTATCTGGATTGATGCTCACAGCGATTTAAATACAGATGAGACTAGTCCGTCTGGAAATATTCACGGAATGCCTCTTGCTGCTTTGCTGGGATTAGGTTCTGATGAACTTGTCAACTTCTTCGGGTTTTCACCGAAACTTCATCCGGAAAATTGTTCACTGATTGGAATCAGAAGTATTGATGAAGCAGAAAAAATCAATATCAAAAAACTTAATGTTCCGATTTATACAATGAATGATATAGACAAGCTGGGGATACACCGAATAATAGCTAAAGTGCTAAAACAATTCCGGGAAAAAGTAGATCATATTCATATTAGCTTTGATCTGGATAGTGTTGATCCTTCTGTTGCACCCGGAGTTGGGACTCCTGTTTCCGGTGGATTAAGTTATCGTGAAGCCCATCTGCTAATGGAAACAATCGCTGAATGTGGCTGCATGTCATCTTTAGAAATTGCTGAAGTTAATCCCATACTGGATCATAAAAATCAAAGCGCCGCTTTTACTTCAGAACTTGTAGCTTCCAGCATGGGACAGAGAATACTTTAA